From a region of the Penaeus vannamei isolate JL-2024 chromosome 32, ASM4276789v1, whole genome shotgun sequence genome:
- the LOC113813776 gene encoding uncharacterized protein, whose translation MAEKPQDLVERRHVEATLARDKGADARLLSWAVKDFTQKGDNMATAVTSVAVRFALRDAEHRASYVVKINPMRKEAQVDAFTCNLIKKEIHFHAVVLPELNAALQSAGFEKLRIPKFYFAEEEPGREMLFFEDLRDRGFKMADRKKGLDAAHANLVLKELARFHATSHVLIARNGDPTDRYPLLKVDFATSTGQQREFLKGMFGSHMQPAITLLQEIEGYDSVLRWATRSQQDVMDVLRDQVTDGASPFKLICHGDCYSNNLLFRYDDSGAPVEAMLLDLQVTRYASLATDLTYLLLTSLAGSVMSSSEQDFLRAYYASFSAVTEAAGHPVPFSFQDLQEEFRNKLPLGLLFGLIVNPYIVMSSSDMPEAEVFLSGHDKEEVKQKILKALDGNPLLRPRLLSVLDYVVEAGVVE comes from the exons ATGGCCGAGAAGCCGCAGGACCTGGTCGAGCGGCGGCACGTGGAGGCGACGCTGGCGAGGGACAAGGGCGCCGACGCTCGCCTCCTGTCGTGGGCCGTCAAGGACTTCACTCAGAAGGGCGACAACATGGCCACGGCCGTCACGAGCGTCGCCGTGCGATTCGCGCTGCGGGACGCCGAGCACCGCGCGTCCTACGTCGTCAAGATCAACCCCATGCGGAAGGAGGCCCAGGTGGATGCCTTCACCTGCAACCTCATCAAGAAGGAGATCCACTTCCACGCGGTCGTCCTGCCGGAGCTCAACGCCGCCTTGCAGTCCGCGGGCTTCGAGAAACTGAGGATACCCAAGTTCTACTTCGCGGAGGAGGAACCCGGCAGGGAAATGCTCTTCTTCGAGGACCTTCGAGATCGGGGATTCAAGATGGCCGACCGGAAGAAGGGCCTGGACGCTGCGCACGCAAATCTCGTCCTTAAGGAACTGGCGAGATTTCACGCGACTTCGCACGTGCTGATCGCCAGGAACGGAGACCCGACAGACCGATACCCTCTCCTTAAGGTGGACTTCGCTACGAGTACGGGGCAGCAAAGGGAATTTCTCAAGGGTATGTTCGGAAGCCATATGCAACCTGCTATCACCCTCCTACAGGAAATCGAAGGGTATGACAGCGTCCTGCGGTGGGCCACCAGGAGCCAGCAGGATGTCATGGACGTCCTTCGAGACCAAGTGACCGACGGGGCCTCTCCTTTCAAACTAATATGTCACGGTGATTGTTACAGCAATAACCTGCTCTTTAG GTACGACGATTCAGGTGCGCCAGTGGAAGCGATGCTCTTAGACTTACAGGTCACCCGCTATGCCTCCCTCGCCACTGACCTGACCTACTTACTCCTCACGAGCCTGGCAGGATCCGTCATGAGCAGCAGCGAGCAGGACTTCCTCAGAGCCTACTACGCGTCCTTCAGCGCCGTGACGGAGGCCGCGGGACACCCCGTTCCCTTCAGCTTCCAGGACCTTCAGGAGGAATTCCGGAACAAGCTCCCCCTCGGCCTGCTCTTCGGCCTCATCGTGAATCCTTATATCGTCATGAGTTCCTCTGACATGCCCGAGGCCGAGGTGTTCCTCAGCGGCCACGACAAGGAGGAGGTCAAGCAGAAGATCCTGAAGGCCCTCGACGGCAACCCTCTGCTGAGACCGAGACTTCTGTCCGTGCTCGACTACGTGGTCGAAGCGGGGGTCGTCGAGTAG
- the LOC113813777 gene encoding uncharacterized protein: MSDQKAAAPAEPRKSPHSLIQEEQVRAALRADKGPDARLTSWGVKDFTKKGDNYACTVTSIEVRYSLSGAEEEEEVTYVAKLNPCRQMGTMNSFTTVVFEKEAGFYKEIAPLLEKELKSIGEKPLKFAKCFGLFTQKDSEVIILEDLRPGGFKMFDRHKGMDKDHVTLVVKELGRLHAASKLLLDKIPYKLEEKFPFMAKDFTSFNENKFQDIFQWYCINAAEMTERIGGYESVVAWLREMAPKCNEIFEEQTKSNPPFEVICHGDCWNNNVLFKYNEEGVPTDVRLVDLQICRKSSPGTDLNYLMFTSLNGSDRRENLDSILRSYYASFSRVLGVAKERPPYSFEELVREYRAKHLFGLLMGIMIVPLVVSEASEVMDLDDVKTDDVELFMKEQRERVLKQVDSNPLLRPRLLSIFDEMVENGVIA, translated from the exons A TGTCGGATCAAAAGGCAGCCGCCCCCGCAGAGCCCAGGAAATCCCCTCACAGCCTGATTCAGGAGGAGCAGGTGCGGGCGGCGCTGCGGGCGGACAAGGGCCCCGACGCCCGCCTCACGTCCTGGGGCGTCAAGGACTTCACGAAGAAGGGCGACAACTACGCCTGCACCGTCACGAGCATCGAGGTCCGCTACAGCCTgtcgggggcggaggaggaggaggaggtgacctACGTGGCCAAACTGAACCCCTGTCGCCAGATGGGCACCATGAACAGCTTCACGACCGTCGTCTTTGAGAAGGAGGCTGGCTTCTATAAGGAGATCGCCCCGCTGCTCGAGAAGGAGCTGAAGTCCATAGGCGAAAAGCCTCTGAAATTCGCCAAGTGCTTCGGTCTCTTCACCCAGAAGGACAGCGAAGTGATCATTCTCGAAGACCTGCGTCCTGGGGGCTTCAAGATGTTCGACCGCCACAAGGGAATGGACAAAGATCACGTGACGTTGGTGGTCAAGGAGCTCGGGAGGCTCCACGCGGCGTCGAAGCTGCTGCTGGACAAAATACCCTACAAACTGGAAGAAAAGTTCCCGTTCATGGCGAAAGATTTTACCTCCTTCAACGAAAACAAGTTCCAGGACATATTCCAGTGGTACTGCATCAACGCAGCTGAGATGACGGAGAGGATCGGCGGCTACGAGAGCGTGGTGGCGTGGCTGCGGGAGATGGCGCCCAAGTGCAACGAGATATTCGAGGAACAGACGAAGAGCAACCCGCCGTTCGAGGTCATATGTCACGGCGACTGCTGGAACAACAACGTCCTTTTCAA ATACAACGAGGAGGGCGTTCCGACGGACGTGAGGCTGGTCGACCTCCAGATCTGCCGCAAGTCCTCGCCAGGAACCGACCTCAACTACCTCATGTTCACGAGCCTCAACGGCAGCGACCGCAGGGAGAACCTCGACAGCATCCTCCGCTCCTACTACGCCTCCTTCAGCCGCGTCCTGGGCGTGGCCAAGGAGCGGCCTCCCTACAGCTTCGAGGAGCTGGTGCGCGAGTACCGGGCCAAGCACCTCTTCGGCCTCCTGATGGGGATCATGATCGTGCCCCTTGTGGTGAGCGAGGCCTCTGAGGTCATGGACTTGGACGACGTGAAGACCGACGACGTGGAGCTCTTCATGAAGGAGCAGCGGGAGAGGGTGCTCAAGCAGGTCGACAGCAACCCCCTCCTGCGGCCGCGTCTGCTCAGTATCTTCGACGAAATGGTCGAGAACGGAGTCATAGCCTGA
- the LOC113813775 gene encoding uncharacterized protein codes for MTEAEDPRSLITATHIQAALTKNQGQDARLISWKLEDFTKKGDNYASFVTSVRVHFSLGGSSSKEVSYVAKTNPRRRVKALEAMMGSHFRREEMFYGVLAPVLDGRLQRQGRGRLRYPMALNFPFPCSISSHAPSLQVGGRYARVAPWLREVKGNVVDVLAGHLALYSPQFSVLVHNDCWTNNVLFSYASDGRPTSAALLDFQMSSPAIDITYFLYTSLDERARRDHQQELLSAYYGTFDEILRGGGVEVPFCLEELQQECRRKVVFGCLMGLIILPAALNEAEDCLADPDALTDASVDDYTRQQRENLMSLGSGSAPFRNRFLAIFEDLLEAVVQKASSDP; via the exons A TGACGGAGGCCGAAGACCCTCGCAGCCTCATCACCGCGACCCACATCCAGGCGGCGCTGACGAAGAACCAAGGCCAAGATGCTCGCCTCATCTCCTGGAAGCTCGAAGACTTCACCAAAAAGGGCGACAACTACGCCTCCTTCGTCACCTCCGTCAGGGTTCACTTCAGCCTCGGGGGATCCTCCTCGAAGGAAGTGTCCTACGTCGCGAAGACGAATCCTCGGAGGAGAGTCAAGGCGCTGGAGGCCATGATGGGGTCTCACTTCCGGCGGGAGGAGATGTTCTACGGGGTCCTGGCGCCGGTGCTGGACGGGCGGTTGCAGCGGCAGGGGCGAGGCAGGctgag ataccccaTGGCATTGAATTTCCCATTTCCATGTTCCATCTCCTCTCACGCCCCATCGCTCCAGGTGGGCGGCCGGTACGCCCGTGTGGCACCCTGGCTTCGGGAGGTCAAGGGGAATGTTGTAGACGTGCTGGCGGGGCATTTGGCACTGTACTCCCCCCAGTTCTCCGTCCTCGTCCATAACGACTGCTGGACTAATAATGTTCTCTTTAG ctACGCCTCGGACGGGCGGCCGACCTCAGCGGCGCTCCTGGACTTCCAGATGTCCTCGCCAGCCATTGACATCACCTACTTCCTGTACACGAGCCTGGACGAGAGGGCCAGGAGGGACCACCAGCAGGAACTCCTCTCCGCCTACTACGGCACCTTCGACGAGATCCTCCGAGGGGGCGGAGTTGAGGTCCCCTTCTGCCTCGAGGAACTCCAGCAGGAGTGTCGTCGGAAGGTCGTCTTCGGGTGTCTAATGGGCCTCATCATCCTGCCGGCGGCGCTGAACGAGGCTGAGGACTGCCTCGCTGATCCTGACGCCCTCACGGATGCCTCGGTGGACGACTACACGCGCCAGCAGAGAGAAAATCTGATGAGTCTGGGCTCCGGCAGCGCCCCCTTCAGGAACCGCTTCCTCGCCATTTTCGAAGACTTGTTGGAGGCGGTTGTTCAGAAAGCTTCTTCAGATCCTTAA
- the LOC138867761 gene encoding uncharacterized protein, translating to MFLSFFIHRVLIGTATIPDLQYRYNWSHYPNHVLEANASKTHRRRTTTQNKNYDTEQELRHRTRTTTQNKNYDTEQELRHRTRTTTQNKNYDTEQELRHRTRTTTQNKNYDTEQELRHRTRTTTQNKNYDTEQELRHRTRTTTQNKNYDTEQELRHRTRTTTQNKNYDTEQELRHRTRTTTQNKNYDTEQELRHRTRTTTQNKNYDTEQELRHRTRTTTQNKNYDTEQELRHRTRTTTQNKNYDTEQELRHRTRTTTQNKNYDTEQELRHRTRTTTQNKNYDIEQELRHRTRPTT from the exons atgtttttatcttttttcatcc atCGAGTTCTTATAGGAACAGCGACAATACCGGATTTGCAGTACAGATATAATTGGAGCCATTATCCTAATCATGTATTGGAGGCAAATGCatctaa AACACACAGAAGAAGAACTACGACACAGAACAAGAACTACGACACAGAACAAGAACTACGACACAGAACAAGAACTACGACACAGAACAAGAACTACGACACAGAACAAGAACTACGACACAGAACAAGAACTACGACACAAAACAAGAACTACGACACAGAACAAGAACTACGACATAGAACAAGAACTACGACACAGAACAAGAACTACGACACAGAACAAGAACTACGACATAGAACAAGAACTACGACACAGAACAAGAACTACGACACAGAACAAGAACTACGACATAGAACAAGAACTACGACACAGAACAAGAACTACGACACAGAACAAGAACTACGGCACAGAACAAGAACTACGACACAGAACAAGAACTACGACACAGAACAAGAACTACGACATAGAACAAGAACTACGACACAGAACAAGAACTACGACACAGAACAAGAACTACGGCACAGAACAAGAACTACGACACAGAACAAGAACTACGACACAGAACAAGAACTACGACATAGAACAAGAACTACGACACAGAACAAGAACTACGACACAGAACAAGAACTACGACATAGAACAAGAACTACGACACAGAACAAGAACTACGACACAGAACAAGAACTACGGCACAGAACAAGAACTACGACACAGAACAAGAACTACGACACAGAACAAGAACTACGACACAGAACAAGAACTACGACACAGAACAAGAACTACGACATAGAACAAGAACTACGACACAGAACAAGACCTACGACATAG